The Halichoerus grypus chromosome 9, mHalGry1.hap1.1, whole genome shotgun sequence genome has a window encoding:
- the SLC35B3 gene encoding adenosine 3'-phospho 5'-phosphosulfate transporter 2 isoform X4, with product MDLKFNHSRKYISITVPPKTQTMSPHIKSIDDIVVLGINLSRFNKLTQFFICVAGVFVFYLIYGYLQELIFSMEGFKSYGWYLTLVQFAFYSIFGLIELQLIQDKRRRIPGKTYMIIAFLTVGTMGLSNTSLGYLNYPTQVIFKCCKLIPVMLGGVFIQGKRYNIADVSAAVCMSLGLIWFTLADSTIAPNFNLTGVILISLALCADAVIGNVQEKAMKLHNASNSEMVLYSYSIGFVYILLGLTCTSGLGPAVTFCSKNPIQTYGYAFLFSLTGYFGISFVLALIKIFGALLAVTVTTGRKAMTIVLSFMFFAKPFTFQYVWSGLLVVLGIFLNVYSKNMDKIRLPSLYDLINKTVEMRKSRTLAQTV from the exons ATGGATCTCAAGTTCAACCACTCCAGGAAATATATTTCTATCACTGTCCCTCCCAAAACACAGACAATGTCACCACACATCAAGTCAATAGATGACATCGTAGTACTTGGCATAAATCTCAGCAGATTTAACAAACTTACTCAGTTTTTCATATGTGTTGCTGGAGTTTTTGTATTTTACCTAATTTATGGATATTTACAG GAATTAATATTTTCAATGGAGGGTTTTAAGTCCTATGGCTGGTACCTTACTTTAGTACAGTTTGCATTTTACTCCATATTTGGCCTAATAGAACTTCAGCTTATTCAGGACAAAAGGAGAAG AATACCAGGAAAAACCTACATGATAATAGCTTTTCTAACTGTGGGTACTATGGGGTTATCAAATACTTCCTTGGGCTACCTGAATTATCCTACCCAAGTCATCTTCAAGTGCTGCAAATTGATTCCTGTTATGCTAGGAGGAGTTTTTATTCAAG GGAAGCGTTACAACATTGCAGATGTGTCAGCTGCAGTGTGTATGAGCCTTGGTCTGATATGGTTCACCCTGGCTGACAGCACGATTGCACCAAATTTCAACCTGACAG GTGTGATCCTTATTTCCCTGGCACTGTGTGCAGATGCTGTCATTGGAAATGTTCAAGAGAAAGCTATGAAACTGCATAATGCTTCTAATTCGGAAATG GTTTTATATTCGTATTCAATCGGTTTTGTGTACATTTTATTGGGATTGACATGCACTAGTGGATTAGGCCCTGCAGTAACATTTTGTTCAAAG AATCCAATTCAGACTTACGGttatgctttccttttttccctcactGGGTATTTTGGAATCTCCTTTGTTTTGGCTCTGATTAAAATTTTCGGTGCACTTCTTGCTGTAACAG TGACAACAGGAAGAAAAGCCATGACCATTGTACTTTCATTTATGTTCTTTGCTAAACCATTCACGTTTCA gTACGTGTGGTCTGGTTTGTTAGTTGTCCTTGGTATATTTCTCAATGTTTACAgcaaaaatatggataaaataaGACTACCATCACTATATGATCTGATAAACAAAACAGTGGAAATGAGAAAGTCAAGGACGTTGGCACAAACTGTATAG
- the SLC35B3 gene encoding adenosine 3'-phospho 5'-phosphosulfate transporter 2 isoform X1 — MRAPCEEAATAVESAGVGGEEKKEDLPQQAQETLNKGEETNKDNYRSTECSKTRTMDLKFNHSRKYISITVPPKTQTMSPHIKSIDDIVVLGINLSRFNKLTQFFICVAGVFVFYLIYGYLQELIFSMEGFKSYGWYLTLVQFAFYSIFGLIELQLIQDKRRRIPGKTYMIIAFLTVGTMGLSNTSLGYLNYPTQVIFKCCKLIPVMLGGVFIQGKRYNIADVSAAVCMSLGLIWFTLADSTIAPNFNLTGVILISLALCADAVIGNVQEKAMKLHNASNSEMVLYSYSIGFVYILLGLTCTSGLGPAVTFCSKNPIQTYGYAFLFSLTGYFGISFVLALIKIFGALLAVTVTTGRKAMTIVLSFMFFAKPFTFQYVWSGLLVVLGIFLNVYSKNMDKIRLPSLYDLINKTVEMRKSRTLAQTV, encoded by the exons gACTTGCCTCAGCAAGCACAAGAAACActgaacaaaggagaggaaaccAACAAAGATAATTATAGAAGCACTGAATGCAGCAAAACAAGAACAATGGATCTCAAGTTCAACCACTCCAGGAAATATATTTCTATCACTGTCCCTCCCAAAACACAGACAATGTCACCACACATCAAGTCAATAGATGACATCGTAGTACTTGGCATAAATCTCAGCAGATTTAACAAACTTACTCAGTTTTTCATATGTGTTGCTGGAGTTTTTGTATTTTACCTAATTTATGGATATTTACAG GAATTAATATTTTCAATGGAGGGTTTTAAGTCCTATGGCTGGTACCTTACTTTAGTACAGTTTGCATTTTACTCCATATTTGGCCTAATAGAACTTCAGCTTATTCAGGACAAAAGGAGAAG AATACCAGGAAAAACCTACATGATAATAGCTTTTCTAACTGTGGGTACTATGGGGTTATCAAATACTTCCTTGGGCTACCTGAATTATCCTACCCAAGTCATCTTCAAGTGCTGCAAATTGATTCCTGTTATGCTAGGAGGAGTTTTTATTCAAG GGAAGCGTTACAACATTGCAGATGTGTCAGCTGCAGTGTGTATGAGCCTTGGTCTGATATGGTTCACCCTGGCTGACAGCACGATTGCACCAAATTTCAACCTGACAG GTGTGATCCTTATTTCCCTGGCACTGTGTGCAGATGCTGTCATTGGAAATGTTCAAGAGAAAGCTATGAAACTGCATAATGCTTCTAATTCGGAAATG GTTTTATATTCGTATTCAATCGGTTTTGTGTACATTTTATTGGGATTGACATGCACTAGTGGATTAGGCCCTGCAGTAACATTTTGTTCAAAG AATCCAATTCAGACTTACGGttatgctttccttttttccctcactGGGTATTTTGGAATCTCCTTTGTTTTGGCTCTGATTAAAATTTTCGGTGCACTTCTTGCTGTAACAG TGACAACAGGAAGAAAAGCCATGACCATTGTACTTTCATTTATGTTCTTTGCTAAACCATTCACGTTTCA gTACGTGTGGTCTGGTTTGTTAGTTGTCCTTGGTATATTTCTCAATGTTTACAgcaaaaatatggataaaataaGACTACCATCACTATATGATCTGATAAACAAAACAGTGGAAATGAGAAAGTCAAGGACGTTGGCACAAACTGTATAG
- the SLC35B3 gene encoding adenosine 3'-phospho 5'-phosphosulfate transporter 2 isoform X3: protein MRAPCEEAATAVESAGVGGEEKKEDLPQQAQETLNKGEETNKDNYRSTECSKTRTMDLKFNHSRKYISITVPPKTQTMSPHIKSIDDIVVLGINLSRFNKLTQFFICVAGVFVFYLIYGYLQELIFSMEGFKSYGWYLTLVQFAFYSIFGLIELQLIQDKRRRIPGKTYMIIAFLTVGTMGLSNTSLGYLNYPTQVIFKCCKLIPVMLGGVFIQGKRYNIADVSAAVCMSLGLIWFTLADSTIAPNFNLTGVILISLALCADAVIGNVQEKAMKLHNASNSEMNPIQTYGYAFLFSLTGYFGISFVLALIKIFGALLAVTVTTGRKAMTIVLSFMFFAKPFTFQYVWSGLLVVLGIFLNVYSKNMDKIRLPSLYDLINKTVEMRKSRTLAQTV from the exons gACTTGCCTCAGCAAGCACAAGAAACActgaacaaaggagaggaaaccAACAAAGATAATTATAGAAGCACTGAATGCAGCAAAACAAGAACAATGGATCTCAAGTTCAACCACTCCAGGAAATATATTTCTATCACTGTCCCTCCCAAAACACAGACAATGTCACCACACATCAAGTCAATAGATGACATCGTAGTACTTGGCATAAATCTCAGCAGATTTAACAAACTTACTCAGTTTTTCATATGTGTTGCTGGAGTTTTTGTATTTTACCTAATTTATGGATATTTACAG GAATTAATATTTTCAATGGAGGGTTTTAAGTCCTATGGCTGGTACCTTACTTTAGTACAGTTTGCATTTTACTCCATATTTGGCCTAATAGAACTTCAGCTTATTCAGGACAAAAGGAGAAG AATACCAGGAAAAACCTACATGATAATAGCTTTTCTAACTGTGGGTACTATGGGGTTATCAAATACTTCCTTGGGCTACCTGAATTATCCTACCCAAGTCATCTTCAAGTGCTGCAAATTGATTCCTGTTATGCTAGGAGGAGTTTTTATTCAAG GGAAGCGTTACAACATTGCAGATGTGTCAGCTGCAGTGTGTATGAGCCTTGGTCTGATATGGTTCACCCTGGCTGACAGCACGATTGCACCAAATTTCAACCTGACAG GTGTGATCCTTATTTCCCTGGCACTGTGTGCAGATGCTGTCATTGGAAATGTTCAAGAGAAAGCTATGAAACTGCATAATGCTTCTAATTCGGAAATG AATCCAATTCAGACTTACGGttatgctttccttttttccctcactGGGTATTTTGGAATCTCCTTTGTTTTGGCTCTGATTAAAATTTTCGGTGCACTTCTTGCTGTAACAG TGACAACAGGAAGAAAAGCCATGACCATTGTACTTTCATTTATGTTCTTTGCTAAACCATTCACGTTTCA gTACGTGTGGTCTGGTTTGTTAGTTGTCCTTGGTATATTTCTCAATGTTTACAgcaaaaatatggataaaataaGACTACCATCACTATATGATCTGATAAACAAAACAGTGGAAATGAGAAAGTCAAGGACGTTGGCACAAACTGTATAG
- the SLC35B3 gene encoding adenosine 3'-phospho 5'-phosphosulfate transporter 2 isoform X2, whose product MRPLPGGPFRLMDLPQQAQETLNKGEETNKDNYRSTECSKTRTMDLKFNHSRKYISITVPPKTQTMSPHIKSIDDIVVLGINLSRFNKLTQFFICVAGVFVFYLIYGYLQELIFSMEGFKSYGWYLTLVQFAFYSIFGLIELQLIQDKRRRIPGKTYMIIAFLTVGTMGLSNTSLGYLNYPTQVIFKCCKLIPVMLGGVFIQGKRYNIADVSAAVCMSLGLIWFTLADSTIAPNFNLTGVILISLALCADAVIGNVQEKAMKLHNASNSEMVLYSYSIGFVYILLGLTCTSGLGPAVTFCSKNPIQTYGYAFLFSLTGYFGISFVLALIKIFGALLAVTVTTGRKAMTIVLSFMFFAKPFTFQYVWSGLLVVLGIFLNVYSKNMDKIRLPSLYDLINKTVEMRKSRTLAQTV is encoded by the exons gACTTGCCTCAGCAAGCACAAGAAACActgaacaaaggagaggaaaccAACAAAGATAATTATAGAAGCACTGAATGCAGCAAAACAAGAACAATGGATCTCAAGTTCAACCACTCCAGGAAATATATTTCTATCACTGTCCCTCCCAAAACACAGACAATGTCACCACACATCAAGTCAATAGATGACATCGTAGTACTTGGCATAAATCTCAGCAGATTTAACAAACTTACTCAGTTTTTCATATGTGTTGCTGGAGTTTTTGTATTTTACCTAATTTATGGATATTTACAG GAATTAATATTTTCAATGGAGGGTTTTAAGTCCTATGGCTGGTACCTTACTTTAGTACAGTTTGCATTTTACTCCATATTTGGCCTAATAGAACTTCAGCTTATTCAGGACAAAAGGAGAAG AATACCAGGAAAAACCTACATGATAATAGCTTTTCTAACTGTGGGTACTATGGGGTTATCAAATACTTCCTTGGGCTACCTGAATTATCCTACCCAAGTCATCTTCAAGTGCTGCAAATTGATTCCTGTTATGCTAGGAGGAGTTTTTATTCAAG GGAAGCGTTACAACATTGCAGATGTGTCAGCTGCAGTGTGTATGAGCCTTGGTCTGATATGGTTCACCCTGGCTGACAGCACGATTGCACCAAATTTCAACCTGACAG GTGTGATCCTTATTTCCCTGGCACTGTGTGCAGATGCTGTCATTGGAAATGTTCAAGAGAAAGCTATGAAACTGCATAATGCTTCTAATTCGGAAATG GTTTTATATTCGTATTCAATCGGTTTTGTGTACATTTTATTGGGATTGACATGCACTAGTGGATTAGGCCCTGCAGTAACATTTTGTTCAAAG AATCCAATTCAGACTTACGGttatgctttccttttttccctcactGGGTATTTTGGAATCTCCTTTGTTTTGGCTCTGATTAAAATTTTCGGTGCACTTCTTGCTGTAACAG TGACAACAGGAAGAAAAGCCATGACCATTGTACTTTCATTTATGTTCTTTGCTAAACCATTCACGTTTCA gTACGTGTGGTCTGGTTTGTTAGTTGTCCTTGGTATATTTCTCAATGTTTACAgcaaaaatatggataaaataaGACTACCATCACTATATGATCTGATAAACAAAACAGTGGAAATGAGAAAGTCAAGGACGTTGGCACAAACTGTATAG